The genomic segment aaatattattttaacctcatgaatttaaaattatttaatgttctaataaaaatttgatgatataatcatgttttatttttctgatagataaaaggaaataatttttttatagaaaacttattaaaaattgtataataaatattatagtgatataggttaaaatattaaacaaaattaattctcCATCTAAAACATATAGCATAAAGAAACCCTTCCCCTCGACTCTTAATACTCAttataggaaataatattaagaaaactaTTCATACTctatacattaaaatgaaataattacactcacaaaaactttaaatcaaattaatttgaacaCATGAAAATCTTATTTTCAATCAGTTATCTGaatgaatcaaatttaatttgaataaattaaaactttacacTTGGTTAAAAGaaacgaattaaaaatttacaaatacttCCATaccaaatacaaacaaaaatgaataattattaattttcaatgtaaAATGAATTCTTATCAAAATTTACTGAATGGAATTTTACAATCAAAacttaatatctaaatatttttagaaggaATATATGTATAAGCATATCacttaatttattgattagaaGATTTACTTTAAAGACAGGTTATTATATTTCTACCATAACActactttaattttgaaaacatatgaTTGTAGATATACATGGCACGCTGGTTATGTTATTTATGCTCTTttattcttttttgttttttttttagtcttaaCAGGTGACCCTGATTTATAGCAATAAAATTGAGTAACAATTATAAAGTTAGCAATAGATGCAAGAGCAAAACtccaaattaaaagattatCTCCAGTTTCTTGCACGGATGTGAATACTCGTACGGATGatcctaaaaataaaagaatagaAGTAGCCATTGACAATTGCCCTGTgcttttattttggaaatttacaTAGCCTTGAGTCatctatatgaaaaataaatatattataatatcaattgtttttgagtacatattttttatatatttaccttgCCATAAAACATTAAAGGTATACTGATAAACTGTGCATTCCAGAGAAAAGAATTTGGAACAATATCAGATACGAGAAGGAACAATaatgaacaataaataaatgcgAAAGCACTAGCTGCCCTCTTAGATATGTTATAGTAGAAAACCAATATTACAATTAGTAATGTTTGGAATAGTATGAATAATGAATCACCCCATGAgctgtaaaataaacaaataatcaatacacaatatttaattaaacacacggactaagatataatagaCTGGAAACGACAAGGTGGGCGGGTGACGGGGGATGGTCTGCAAAAGGTTCCTCTGTTATCATCAACAGTCAACACTCATAATTGAATGTTTTCAGCGCTACCAgtggttttatttattgtcaCATTTTGTATCTCAGTCCATGTTTTATACAGATGGCGCTGTAAATCCTCAATTATGATTGCGACCCCCGCATTTGCCTCTTGTTCATACTTTCAACGCCACTGATAAGCTGCTCGTTTCAagtccattatatcttagtccgtgattaaACACAACTAACAAATTTgaattgtcaaaataataaatttagttatcACCTGAATGGAAATTGACTAGAATAGCTATATACAACATTTGATGTGACAGCAAATAGATCCATGCAAACATTTACTAAACTAATTCCAACAGCACTTTTGCTTTGCCATACTTTGATAACTTGTGGAAGTttgactgaaaaataaataatatttattaattatttaatgcaaagctttaatgacaatatagttatatttttgctTATTATAGATATGTggttatgtataaaatgtatacttatagtTCACATGAAATACctgtgttatttttatacttaacacATAACCAAATAGGCAATATTAAGTAATACTAATTCATTTCGTACAGTTACATAATAAGacataaattagaatttataaataacgattATTACCTAAAAGAGATCCGCCGACTATTCCAAATCCAAGACCTTTACTGAGAGCAGACCTTATACAAgtacctgaaaaaaaaaaaaatgtattaatacttaatatagaaGTGAAATAATAgcatctttaaaatatattgttaatagatttttttaaactcttatAAATTCACACAAACATTAAgtacaatattgatattattgtaacagtGTTAATGTAAGAGAgattactacaatattattttgtagaatacATTTGAATAGTATTCATTATAGTTGTAAAGTGTAAGTGTCTACACTACAAACCAATGATCATAATTCGTCAATTAAACaactcaaatataataaaaaaaaagttcataatTTGAAttctaatatacatataattgtattatagataATTGTATCTTAGTCCGtagatattcattttaaaacaatttatttattttatagctatGCATTTTGCTCATTAGTTGATTACTAAAATGATCAAATAGGATATGTttattaagatataaaatataaattttaactacctacctaagtagtaggtacagtaaataataataatctaggtacatactaatttactaacaatattgtatgtgatTCTAGTTATTTTATCTTAGTTTCTTTCCTTTttctgatataattatatataataggaaACTATGAAGCTTAAATTCcttaaatttaagattaaaaGAAACTGCAATATAAtcagtatacattatacaatcttCTTAAGTAATTGTGTTTAGTAAATATATGTCACGATACATATTCGACAAGGCGGTTTAATGAAGTATAAATGTAGAATCCCTGTATAATGTCATGATGACTATGCAAATATACACCCAATCACTGCGCGAGAAACTGACTACGCTCATCGAGCTATAGGATCTTTTGTCCGGTAATAACATACCAAGTCACAAAACAGAACTTTGATTTTGAGTGTTTtcaaacatcaaaaaaaaatcacagcTGAGACTCTCGCTGTacggacaataataattttagaacttTAACACACTTACCGTTGAAGAAATCCAAATCGTAGAAGAACACTTGGTAGCATTTGGGCGTGAGGACGAGCAGGGCGATCCGGTGAAACAGCTCGGCGAACGGGTTCATGTCGACGTGCCGAGAGCTGTAGAGCACTGCAGCGGCAATACAGGAGACAGGATTCGACGAAGTAACGGTTGGCGAGAGGAAGTGAGCAAAAAACGTAGGGAGCGTGAGATAAATGGACGTTGGATGTTTTGGCTGCTTGACGGAGAACCCCGGTTAACATGGGCCGGCAACCGACGCGGTTTCAATATTTAGAGCGCGCGGCTTTTGAGCGGTACGGGAAGGGGGAGCCCGTTAAAAAGCCAAACAACAGAAAAGGAGAAAGGACGACAACAGTCAAAAAGTACAGCGCGCGCCGCCTAATGAATAATGCAAGATGAGTTTAGATGACGCGAGTAAGCGACCGGCAACA from the Acyrthosiphon pisum isolate AL4f chromosome X, pea_aphid_22Mar2018_4r6ur, whole genome shotgun sequence genome contains:
- the LOC100166905 gene encoding mannose-P-dolichol utilization defect 1 protein homolog, with the translated sequence MNPFAELFHRIALLVLTPKCYQVFFYDLDFFNGTCIRSALSKGLGFGIVGGSLLVKLPQVIKVWQSKSAVGISLVNVCMDLFAVTSNVVYSYSSQFPFSSWGDSLFILFQTLLIVILVFYYNISKRAASAFAFIYCSLLFLLVSDIVPNSFLWNAQFISIPLMFYGKMTQGYVNFQNKSTGQLSMATSILLFLGSSVRVFTSVQETGDNLLIWSFALASIANFIIVTQFYCYKSGSPVKTKKKTKKNKRA